In Canis lupus familiaris isolate Mischka breed German Shepherd chromosome 5, alternate assembly UU_Cfam_GSD_1.0, whole genome shotgun sequence, a genomic segment contains:
- the LOC119876321 gene encoding proline-rich protein 2-like has product MTICFFLTLHINYTWSTEVFQERTTSKTQGFVSALFLVPLPRDKVNSLRGVPGAVGVWCGESTPSGEERCGGERVSDIEGAPGAGGGRCGRSDVREPRSGAGSGAGSGARGGAGEEPGAGREQRLGEPLEQCGEEQPHPADRGRQEAAQGPGGKCIARGRRRTPDRAEAPLPPARRAERKRKKRRPGPSPGPGPCSPARTPPQLGPHSRRRRGSEGEEFPRTRSRERPPPPPRPAEGPRAAPASLPPSLRHARAPTGPDPARRGPHSPRPGAAGAEACRRPGVLPRARPAAPPVNEAPQPPPRRGPR; this is encoded by the exons ATGACGATTTGTTTCTTCCTCACTCTGCATATCAACTACACTTGGTCAACTGAAG TTTTTCAAGAGCGAACCACCTCCAAGACACAGGGATTTGTCAGCGCTTTGTTCCTGGTCCCCCTGCCCCGGGACAAGGTCAACAGCCTGAGGGGAGTCCCTGGCGCGGTGGGGGTGTGGTGCGGGGAGAGCACCCCGAGTGGGGAGGAGCGGTGCGGGGGTGAGCGGGTGAGTGATATCGAGGGAGCACCTGGAGCCGGTGGGGGCCGGTGCGGGAGGAGTGATGTGCGGGAGCCCCGGAGCGGTGCCGGGAGCGGTGCCGGGAGCGGTGCGAGGGGCGGTGCCGGGGAAGAACCCGGAGCGGGGCGGGAGCAGCGGCTGGGGGAGCCCCTCGAGCAGTGCGGGGAGGAGCAGCCACACCCCGCGGACCGCGGCCGGCAGGAAGCAGCGCAGGGACCGGGAGGGAAGTGCATCGCCCGCGGCCGCAGGAGAACCCCGGACCGCGCAGAGGCCCCGCTCCCTCCAGCCCGCCGCGCAGAGCGAAAGCGGAAAAAAAGGCGGCCCGGCCCttccccgggcccgggcccctgCTCCCCGGCGCGGACGCCGCCACAGCTCGGCCCGCACTCCCGCCGTCGCCGGGGGTCCGAGGGCGAGGAATTCCCGCGGACGCGGAGCCGGGAGCGCCCGCCGCCACCCCCGCGCCCGGCCGAAGGACCGCGGGCTgccccggcctccctcccgccctccctcagACACGCCCGCGCCCCGACAGGCCCCGACCCGGCCCGCAGGGGGCCGCACTCACCGCGGCCCGGCGCAGCAGGCGCGGAAGCCTGTCGGCGGCCCGGCGTCCTCCCGCGAGCCCGGCCGGCGGCGCCCCCCGTCAACGAGgctccccagcccccgcccaGGCGGGGCCCGCGCTGA